The following coding sequences are from one Mycosarcoma maydis chromosome 23, whole genome shotgun sequence window:
- a CDS encoding uncharacterized protein (related to transcription factor ATFA), whose product MIALQSARPATASRPPAKPLSRNSPVRSTAKHHLEPNPFEEITPTTLSSLTNVNPTTAIDPNAPTPAAGSSLSTQPQHFAAKPTDAQNAFDLAFSRSFPNDRSDAKLTGSKLKAHVNATDSDRSVSHSISPQMVHKPLDAPNGGDQQNAASGLFLLSRAHKEMSKRDAASTSLYDSKPSSKKSTSAKNAPDAKPTSKPTANKRKKSNSTDDDAAATAQASTSTNAPPAKAAKTAKGGKKAAAAAAAAAAADASKDASTRANGGGSLKSDNGADDDDQHWDSDDENGEGRGNMDEKRKNFLERNRQAALKCRQRKKAWLASLQAKVEYLQNDNENLQNTVGALRNENMFLKSQLVQATGGAPLPNIPMGLAMGMPMAPPPHGVDAQHHSMAPAPMGIPTSMAPHPAYLHPGVSQAPGGAYPPARAPPPGFDPRQAGPTGRPRSESDALASNESSMPGLKHEREWSAASATDTTNKHTSAASGAATIKV is encoded by the exons atgATTGCTCTCCAATCTGCACGTCCAGCCACAGCCTCGAGGCCGCCTGCAAAGCCGCTATCCAGAAACTCGCCCGTTCGCTCTACCGCCAAACACCATCTCGAACCCAACCCATTCGAAGAA ATCACTCCCACCACGCTTTCCTCCCTCACCAACGTCAACCCCACCACAGCTATCGACCCCAACGCTCCCACTCCCGCCGCCGGCTCTTCCTTGTCCACCCAACCCCAACACTTTGCCGCCAAGCCTACCGACGCACAAAACGCGTTTGACCTCGCCTTTAGCCGCTCCTTCCCCAACGACCGCTccgatgccaagctcaCCGGTTCCAAGCTCAAAGCTCACGTCAATGCTACCGACTCGGATCGCAGCGTCTCACACAGCATCAGCCCGCAGATGGTACACAAACCCTTGGATGCTCCCAACGGCGGCGATCAGCAGAACGCCGCCTCGGGTCTCTTTCTCTTGAGTCGAGCGCATAAGGAAATGTCGAAACGCGACGCCGCCTCCACGTCGCTCTACGACTCTAAGCCCTCgtcgaaaaagtcgaccaGCGCCAAGAACGCCCCGGACGCCAAACCTACCTCCAAACCTACCGCCAATAAACGCAAAAAGTCAAATtccaccgacgacgacgcagctGCCACAGCCCAAGCATCCACATCGACCAACGCACCACccgccaaagctgccaagacGGCCAAAGGCGGTAAAaaagcagcggcagcggcggcagcagcagcagcagctgatgCTAGCAAGGATGCTTCTACAAGAGCCAATGGCGGTGGATCACTCAAGTCGGATAACGGGgcggatgacgacgatcagCACTGGgacagcgatgacgaaAACGGTGAAGGAAGGGGCAACATggacgagaagcgcaaaaaCTTTTTGGAGAGGAATCGGCAAGCAGCGCTCAAGTGTCGTCAACGCAAGAAAGCCTGGTTGGCATCGCTGCAGGCCAAGGTCGAGTATCTGCAAAACGACAACGAAAATCTTCAGAACACGGTGGGCGCGCTAAGAAACGAGAACATGTTTCTCAAGAGTCAACTGGTGCAGGCTACCGGAGGCGCTCCGCTACCCAACATACCGATGGGGTTGGCTATGGGCATGCCCATGGCTCCGCCGCCGCATGGCGTAGATGCGCAGCACCATTCAATGGCGCCGGCGCCTATGGGCATTCCGACGAGCATGGCGCCGCACCCGGCCTACTTGCATCCGGGTGTCAGCCAGGCGCCTGGCGGTGCATATCCTCCGGCGCGCGCACCACCGCCTGGCTTTGATCCTCGACAAGCGGGCCCCACCGGTCGACCTCGATCAGAATCCGACGCGCTGGCATCCAACGAGTCGTCCATGCCCGGCCTCAAGCACGAACGAGAGTGGAGCGCTGCTTCCGCCACCGACACGACCAACAAGCACACCAGCGCCGCCTCGGGCGCTGCGACCATCAAGGTCTAG
- a CDS encoding uncharacterized protein (related to Transaldolase B) yields MTASTVPIIVNAASQLEIDVDTLDVALTQQLASVGVQPNDMTSNQFIVADALRLAQNEALLDDVVRGSGAGDWLAILDRVSVRLCAQNLANISGRALLQVSPTHAYDTEQIVEHALAYDREFSALGIGKHRYCIKILATPAGVKAAWILESQHAIRTLATGVFSVAQALAAAQAGCLYISPYYNEILAHFTAPDERAVYDDPVSQHPMSPRMAHIYQAYRELTLANPAARPPVIKSASFIGINEVLAMPQLGAQQATILAPILSEMIQRTGMRATTKPYRPSKTYDVALPDSTLALLKIDRLRADGVAQQFDLSVDYLSHNAQQLALAISNDPETQRRLNDAIRVFETAQLNAKTVIDAAIARVNAAHS; encoded by the coding sequence ATGACAGCGTCTACGGTACCGATCATTGTGAATGCGGCgtcgcagctcgagatcgatgtGGACACGCTCGATGTGGCGCTTACGCAGCAACTCGCGTCGGTGGGCGTGCAGCCAAACGATATGACATCGAACCAGTTTATCGTCGCGGACGCGCTGCGGTTGGCGCAGAACGAGgcgttgctcgacgacgtAGTGCGCGGTAGTGGTGCAGGCGACTGGTTGGCCATCCTGGACCGCGTGAGTGTCAGGCTATGTGCGCAGAATCTGGCCAACATTTCAGGACGTGCGCTGTTGCAGGTATCCCCCACGCATGCGTACGATACCGAACAAatcgtcgagcatgctCTTGCGTATGATCGCGAGTTCAGCGCACTCGGTATCGGCAAGCACAGATACTGCATCAAGATCCTCGCCACACCGGCGGGTGTCAAGGCGGCTTGGATCCTCGAGTCGCAGCATGCTATTCGAACGCTCGCAACCGGCGTGTTCAGCGTCGCCCAGGCGCTCGCCGCTGCACAGGCTGGATGTCTCTACATCTCACCTTACTACAACGAGATCCTGGCGCACTTTACCGCGCCCGACGAAAGGGCTGTGTACGACGACCCCGTCTCGCAACATCCCATGTCTCCTCGAATGGCTCACATCTACCAAGCCTACCGGGAGCTTACGCTCGCTAATCCAGCCGCTAGACCGCCAGTGATCAAATCGGCGTCTTTTATCGGCATCAACGAGGTGCTCGCCATGCCTCAGCTCGGTGCACAACAAGCGACGATCCTAGCGCCTATACTTAGCGAGATGATCCAACGCACAGGCATGCGTGCCACCACCAAGCCGTACCGGCCGAGCAAGACATACGACGTGGCGCTCCCGGATTCGACGCTGGCGCTCCTGAAGATCGACCGTCTCCGTGCAGACGGCGTAGCGCAGCAATTCGATCTGAGCGTCGACTACCTGTCGCACAACGCTCAACAGCTGgcgctcgccatctcgaACGATCCCGAGACGCAACGAAGGCTCAACGACGCGATCCGCGTCTTTGAAACCGCCCAACTCAACGCCAAGACAGTGATTgatgctgccatcgccCGAGTCAATGCGGCTCACAGCTGA
- a CDS encoding uncharacterized protein (related to Mannose-6-phosphate isomerase), with the protein MAGETKICGPILLHSHQLGQRFYLGGPQISSFRGEERASESEAHSRREPEDWVASTTCCAGHDSLGLTRLGQTDTLLVDEIGADPVAWLGSAHVAKYGSDTKLLVKLLDAGQRLPIHAHPHVDWARMHLARNHGKAEAWHMLTGGDVYLGLKEHVTAARLLDMVDAQDIQAMLQLLHRVEVQRGDTVYVPPGMLHAIGQGILLVEVQEPEDMSILLEWSHFQLDGRKHGHLGLGFAKAITAIDTSALSHEQLDQLVVRAQTSTTSNLLSEHALEYFRMDKFYSDVELDAGFQVVVVLSGEVEVSVRSTDQAAVILKGGSTALLRHADGSVAFKVRQPTEFLVIRPPL; encoded by the coding sequence ATGGCGGGAGAGACCAAGATTTGCGGGCCGATACTGCTCCACTCGCATCAGCTTGGTCAACGATTCTATCTGGGTGGACCACAAATCTCGTCGTTCCgtggagaagagcgagcgTCAGAGTCAGAAGCGCACAGCCGACGAGAGCCCGAAGACTGGGTagcgtcgacgacatgTTGTGCTGGACATGACTCGCTCGGTCTCACGCGTCTTGGCCAGACAGACACACTTCTGGTGGATGAAATCGGTGCGGATCCGGTCGCATGGCTCGGAAGTGCTCACGTCGCCAAGTACGGCAGCGACacaaagctgctcgtcaagctgctcgatgcggGTCAGCGACTGCCCATCCATGCACACCCGCACGTCGACTGGGCGCGAATGCACCTGGCGCGCAACCACGGCAAGGCGGAAGCTTGGCACATGTTGACGGGTGGTGATGTCTATCTGGGTCTCAAGGAGCATGTGACCGCAGCCAGGCTGTTGGACATGGTGGATGCGCAAGACATCCAAGCTATGCTGCAGCTCCTGCATCGAGTCGAGGTGCAACGAGGCGATACAGTATACGTGCCTCCTGGAATGCTCCACGCGATCGGCCAAGGCATCCTGTTGGTCGAGGTGCAGGAACCCGAAGATATGAGCATCCTGCTCGAGTGGAGTCacttccagctcgacggtCGCAAACACGGACATCTCGGATTAGGCTTTGCAAAAGCGATTACCGCGATCGACACGAGCGCACTGAGCCACGAGCAACTGGACCAGCTCGTGGTGCGAGCCCAAACCAGCACCACTAGTAACCTGCTATCCGAACACGCGCTCGAGTACTTTCGAATGGACAAGTTTTACAGcgatgtcgagctggatgcgGGGTTCCAGGTGGTTGTAGTGTTGAGtggcgaggtcgaggttAGCGTGCGCTCAACCGACCAGGCAGCAGTGATACTCAAAGGCGGAAGTACCGCGCTATTGCGACATGCTGACGGCAGCGTCGCGTTCAAGGTGCGCCAGCCCACCGAGTTTCTTGTCATTCGTCCTCCTTTGTAG